A window of Cellulomonas fimi contains these coding sequences:
- the map gene encoding type I methionyl aminopeptidase, with translation MIEILTPTEVLRARDTGALVAEILHTLRGRATVGTNLLDIDRWAQRMIADAGAESCYVDYAPSFGRGPFGHYICTSVNDAVLHGLPHDYALADGDLLTLDLAVSLGGVVADAAISFVVGSGARAEDVALIEATERALAAAIAAVGPGVRLGDVSHAIGTVLTDAGYPVNTEFGGHGVGTTMHQDPHVPNTGRPGRGYTLRPGLLLALEPWVMADTDELVTDPDGWTLRSATGCRTAHSEHTVAITDVGAEILTLPR, from the coding sequence ATGATCGAGATCCTGACGCCCACCGAGGTGCTGCGTGCCCGTGACACCGGCGCACTCGTCGCCGAGATCCTCCACACCCTCCGCGGCCGCGCGACCGTCGGCACCAACCTGCTCGACATCGACCGCTGGGCCCAGCGGATGATCGCCGACGCGGGCGCCGAGTCCTGCTACGTCGACTACGCGCCGTCCTTCGGGCGCGGGCCGTTCGGCCACTACATCTGCACGTCCGTCAACGACGCCGTCCTGCACGGGCTCCCGCACGACTACGCGCTCGCGGACGGCGACCTGCTCACGCTCGACCTCGCGGTGTCGCTCGGGGGAGTGGTCGCCGACGCGGCGATCAGCTTCGTCGTCGGCTCCGGCGCGCGGGCCGAGGACGTCGCCCTCATCGAGGCGACCGAGCGCGCGCTCGCCGCGGCGATCGCCGCCGTCGGGCCCGGCGTGCGGCTCGGCGACGTCTCGCACGCGATCGGCACCGTCCTCACGGACGCCGGCTACCCCGTCAACACCGAGTTCGGCGGGCACGGCGTCGGGACGACCATGCACCAGGACCCCCACGTCCCCAACACGGGCCGCCCCGGCCGCGGGTACACGCTGCGACCCGGCCTGCTGCTCGCGCTCGAGCCGTGGGTCATGGCCGACACCGACGAGCTCGTCACCGACCCCGACGGCTGGACGCTGCGCAGCGCGACCGGCTGCCGCACCGCCCACTCCGAGCACACCGTCGCGATCACCGACGTCGGCGCGGAGATCCTCACGCTGCCCCGCTGA
- a CDS encoding IS3 family transposase (programmed frameshift) has product MPRPYPMEFRRDVVAVARRGEAPIKQIAHDFGIAESCLRNWLRDADVEDGNRPGVTASESVELREARRRIRLLEQENEVLRRAAAYLSQAQLPKRLYPLVSELAANGVPVAVTCRVLKLARQPYYRWLDAPVGARELEQAYLADALFDAHRDDPEFGHRLLADEAARAGLVACDRTVWRICSSNGWWSVFGKRRPRGGKKAGPPAHDDLVLRVFTADGPNRLWLWDITEHPTSEGKVYLCAIKDVFSNRIVGYSISDRMTSHIAVNALASAVQRRGDVAGCIVHGDRGSQFRSRKVLRELARHDLVGSMGQVASAGDNAAMESFFSLLQNNVLNRRRWTTRDELRLAIIVWIERTYHRRRRQARLGRLTPIEYETINTPQVALAA; this is encoded by the exons GTGCCCAGGCCCTATCCCATGGAGTTCCGCCGGGACGTCGTGGCGGTCGCCCGCCGTGGCGAGGCCCCGATCAAGCAGATCGCGCACGACTTCGGGATCGCCGAGTCGTGTCTGCGCAACTGGCTGCGTGACGCGGACGTCGAGGACGGCAACCGTCCGGGCGTGACCGCCTCGGAGTCGGTCGAGCTGCGTGAGGCGCGTCGGCGGATCCGGCTGCTGGAGCAGGAGAACGAGGTGCTGCGTCGCGCAGCGGCGTATCTCTCGCAGGCGCAGCTGCCG AAAAGGCTCTACCCGCTCGTGAGTGAGCTCGCCGCCAACGGGGTGCCCGTGGCGGTGACGTGTCGGGTTCTCAAGCTCGCCAGACAGCCCTACTACCGCTGGCTCGACGCACCCGTCGGTGCGCGTGAGCTCGAGCAGGCGTATCTCGCGGACGCGTTGTTCGACGCCCACCGCGACGATCCGGAGTTCGGCCACCGGCTGCTCGCCGACGAAGCCGCCCGCGCCGGTCTGGTCGCCTGCGACCGCACGGTGTGGCGGATCTGCTCGTCCAACGGCTGGTGGTCGGTGTTCGGCAAGAGACGCCCCCGAGGTGGCAAGAAGGCCGGGCCGCCGGCGCACGACGACCTTGTGCTGCGCGTGTTCACCGCCGACGGACCGAACCGGTTGTGGCTGTGGGACATCACCGAGCACCCCACGAGCGAGGGCAAGGTCTACCTCTGCGCGATCAAGGACGTGTTCTCCAACCGGATCGTCGGGTACTCGATCAGTGACCGCATGACGTCCCACATCGCGGTGAACGCCCTGGCCAGCGCCGTGCAACGTCGCGGTGACGTGGCCGGGTGCATCGTTCACGGGGACCGTGGGAGCCAGTTCCGAAGCCGCAAGGTCCTGCGCGAGCTGGCCCGCCACGACCTGGTCGGGTCGATGGGCCAGGTCGCCTCCGCGGGCGACAACGCCGCGATGGAGTCGTTCTTCTCACTCCTGCAGAACAACGTCCTGAACCGGCGCCGCTGGACCACCCGCGACGAGCTGCGCCTGGCGATCATCGTCTGGATCGAACGGACCTACCACCGCCGCCGACGCCAAGCGCGACTCGGTCGCCTGACCCCCATCGAGTACGAGACCATCAACACCCCTCAGGTCGCACTCGCCGCCTGA
- a CDS encoding VanZ family protein, which produces MISTLLVAHPWFGPTVLAVLVVAGPLLGRWLLGRPPRLSWILCALSLVPVVLLTLVPTQREVFERCAVGWVLPTFGRVELLANVLLFVPPVLLAAVATRRPLLALLGGVLASAGIEAVQALLPVLGRSCDTNDWLSNAIGAALGAALATVALVLARRPRRRADAVEPTADAVR; this is translated from the coding sequence GTGATCTCCACCCTGCTCGTCGCCCACCCCTGGTTCGGCCCGACGGTGCTCGCCGTCCTCGTGGTGGCCGGCCCGCTGCTCGGGCGGTGGCTCCTCGGCCGCCCGCCCCGGCTGTCGTGGATCCTGTGCGCGCTCTCGCTCGTGCCCGTCGTGCTCCTGACGCTCGTCCCGACGCAGCGCGAGGTGTTCGAGCGCTGCGCGGTCGGCTGGGTGCTCCCGACGTTCGGCCGGGTCGAGCTGCTCGCCAACGTCCTGCTGTTCGTCCCGCCCGTGCTGCTCGCGGCCGTCGCGACCCGTCGGCCGCTGCTCGCGCTGCTGGGCGGCGTCCTCGCGTCGGCGGGCATCGAGGCCGTGCAGGCGCTGCTGCCGGTCCTGGGCCGCTCGTGCGACACGAACGACTGGCTCTCGAACGCGATCGGTGCCGCGCTGGGTGCGGCGCTCGCCACCGTCGCGCTCGTTCTGGCACGACGTCCTCGCCGGCGGGCCGACGCCGTGGAGCCGACGGCCGACGCCGTGCGCTGA
- a CDS encoding leucine-rich repeat domain-containing protein, giving the protein MPDGARFDNLRRAGAGVVAVVGVWTAATLVGGGTWATVGDGFRALLGEGAPSDAVEAQWALRGDALPLLVLVLGLVPAVALLLGGVARRSPAGPDTASVEAPADGSTSVPPGARRLTSRGAGVVAGVVAAGVVAVVAGVLVVSADPAAPRLPSRPWIWLLVSSPRTLAGVWLTCVGAGVGVAGVGVLLRRRGPAVGGALAVVVGASATALSAAAWTARTVAAVARYRGGPSSLATVLQDGVVAAGLVAATAAVVAGSCAVVAWRRLGGGESSARTVGPEERRATLRRRRLVALGVAAVVVVAVGTASGVRVAERRVVDEVVADPVLAACLERALGAGRGDGLAPRRFDEVFTVDCPRGSGGAQVRSLDGLERLTSVQRIDLTGQDVADLRPLAALTRLTSLRLTNNPRVADLSPLAGLPLDDLGLSGTGVRDLGPLAGTTSLRFVGLGGTGVSDLSPLVGSTGLIELDVSHAAVVDLAPLAGAASLTKIDVRDNGVVDVAPLARMPALDELWIGGNPVADLRPLVDAPALLGVDVEGLPGTTPGIAELRARGVYVGGLA; this is encoded by the coding sequence ATGCCCGACGGGGCGCGGTTCGACAACCTGCGGCGGGCCGGTGCGGGCGTCGTCGCCGTCGTGGGGGTCTGGACCGCCGCGACCCTGGTCGGCGGCGGGACGTGGGCGACGGTCGGCGACGGGTTCCGCGCGCTGCTCGGGGAGGGCGCACCGTCGGACGCCGTCGAGGCGCAGTGGGCGCTGCGCGGGGACGCGCTGCCGCTGCTGGTCCTGGTGCTCGGGCTCGTCCCCGCGGTCGCGCTCCTGCTGGGTGGGGTGGCGCGGCGGTCGCCCGCTGGGCCGGACACCGCGAGCGTCGAGGCGCCGGCGGACGGGTCGACGTCGGTCCCACCCGGAGCGCGCCGCCTGACGTCGCGCGGCGCCGGTGTCGTCGCGGGTGTCGTGGCGGCGGGCGTGGTGGCGGTCGTCGCCGGGGTGCTCGTCGTGTCGGCGGACCCTGCGGCCCCGCGCCTCCCGTCCCGGCCGTGGATCTGGCTGCTCGTGTCGTCGCCGCGCACGCTCGCGGGCGTGTGGCTCACGTGCGTGGGGGCCGGGGTGGGCGTGGCCGGGGTCGGCGTCCTGCTGCGGCGCCGGGGTCCTGCCGTCGGGGGTGCGCTGGCCGTGGTGGTCGGCGCGTCGGCGACCGCCCTCTCCGCGGCCGCGTGGACCGCGCGGACGGTCGCGGCGGTCGCCCGGTACCGCGGCGGACCGTCGTCGCTCGCGACGGTCCTGCAGGACGGGGTGGTCGCGGCGGGCCTGGTCGCCGCCACGGCAGCGGTCGTCGCCGGGTCGTGCGCCGTGGTCGCGTGGCGCCGGCTGGGGGGCGGGGAGTCGTCCGCCCGGACGGTCGGACCGGAGGAGCGCAGGGCGACCCTGCGGCGGCGACGGCTGGTCGCTCTCGGCGTGGCGGCCGTCGTGGTGGTCGCCGTCGGCACCGCGTCCGGCGTGCGGGTGGCGGAGCGGCGCGTCGTCGACGAGGTCGTGGCTGATCCCGTCCTCGCGGCGTGCCTCGAACGGGCCCTCGGCGCGGGCCGGGGTGACGGGCTCGCGCCGCGCCGGTTCGACGAGGTGTTCACGGTCGACTGCCCGCGCGGCAGCGGCGGTGCGCAGGTCCGGTCGCTCGACGGTCTCGAGCGGCTCACCTCGGTGCAGCGGATCGACCTGACCGGCCAGGACGTCGCCGACCTGCGGCCGCTCGCGGCGCTGACCCGGCTCACGTCGTTGCGCCTGACGAACAACCCCCGGGTCGCGGATCTCTCACCGCTGGCAGGGCTGCCGCTCGACGACCTGGGCCTGTCGGGGACCGGTGTGCGCGACCTGGGTCCGCTCGCGGGGACGACCTCGCTGCGGTTCGTCGGCCTGGGCGGCACGGGGGTGTCGGACCTGTCGCCGCTCGTCGGGTCCACCGGGCTGATCGAGCTCGACGTGTCGCACGCCGCCGTCGTCGACCTCGCGCCGCTCGCGGGCGCTGCGAGCCTGACCAAGATCGACGTCCGCGACAACGGCGTCGTGGACGTCGCGCCGCTCGCGCGGATGCCCGCGCTCGACGAGCTGTGGATCGGCGGCAACCCGGTGGCCGACCTGCGGCCGCTCGTGGACGCGCCGGCCCTGCTGGGCGTCGACGTCGAAGGGCTGCCGGGCACGACGCCGGGCATCGCCGAGCTGCGGGCGCGGGGCGTCTACGTCGGCGGGCTGGCCTGA
- a CDS encoding pectate lyase — MNRPVAVRLLAAGATTALAATIGLTALAAPGAVAVTGSANGYAAQNGGTTGGAGGTTVKATTGTAIHQALCGRASTSTPITIQVEGTITVGNTAKVSGSCNTAAGVIELKGISNVTIEGVGNGATFDQIGIHIRDSKNIIIQNVTVKNVKKSGSPTSNGGDAIGMESTVRNVWVDHVTLEASGGESEGYDGLFDMKDDVQYVTLSYSILRNSGRGGLIGSSESDTGNSFITFHHNLYSNIESRTPLLRGGTAHMYNNHYVNLTKSGINSRAGAKAKVENNYFEDSKDVLGTFYTSERGTWQTAGNILDNVTWSSTGSDNYPAGPSMASTTTVSVPYSYSLDGASCVPSVVSATAGANKGLKTSNGSCTPTTPSPTPTQTSNPTPTQTSNPTPTSNPTTPPSGTNLSIGAGADGSSKASGTSYGNVIDGSTSTYWSPSGSTGKISVKWGSAKTISKINVIQASGGGSITSWKVLNGDNGATLASGSGAPGVVSFSSTSLKKVTLEIVSASGTPRIAELQTFAG, encoded by the coding sequence ATGAACCGACCAGTCGCAGTGCGACTTCTCGCGGCAGGAGCCACCACGGCTCTGGCCGCCACGATCGGCCTGACCGCCCTGGCCGCCCCCGGCGCCGTGGCGGTGACGGGCAGCGCGAACGGCTACGCGGCCCAGAACGGCGGCACCACCGGCGGCGCGGGCGGCACGACCGTCAAGGCCACGACCGGCACGGCCATCCACCAGGCGCTCTGCGGACGCGCCAGCACGAGCACCCCGATCACGATCCAGGTCGAGGGCACGATCACCGTCGGCAACACCGCCAAGGTGTCGGGGAGCTGCAACACCGCCGCCGGCGTGATCGAGCTCAAGGGCATCAGCAACGTCACGATCGAGGGCGTCGGCAACGGCGCCACGTTCGACCAGATCGGCATCCACATCCGTGACTCGAAGAACATCATCATCCAGAACGTCACGGTGAAGAACGTCAAGAAGTCCGGCTCGCCCACGTCGAACGGCGGCGACGCCATCGGCATGGAGAGCACGGTCCGCAACGTCTGGGTCGACCACGTGACGCTCGAGGCGTCGGGCGGCGAGTCCGAGGGCTACGACGGCCTGTTCGACATGAAGGACGACGTCCAGTACGTGACGCTGTCCTACTCGATCCTGCGCAACTCCGGCCGCGGCGGCCTCATCGGGTCGAGCGAGTCCGACACGGGGAACAGCTTCATCACGTTCCACCACAACCTGTACTCGAACATCGAGTCCCGGACGCCGCTGCTGCGCGGCGGCACGGCGCACATGTACAACAACCACTACGTGAACCTCACCAAGTCCGGGATCAACTCGCGGGCCGGCGCGAAGGCGAAGGTGGAGAACAACTACTTCGAGGACTCGAAGGACGTGCTCGGCACGTTCTACACGTCCGAGCGGGGGACCTGGCAGACCGCCGGCAACATCCTGGACAACGTGACCTGGTCCTCGACCGGCTCGGACAACTACCCCGCCGGCCCGAGCATGGCGTCGACCACCACGGTCTCCGTGCCCTACTCCTACAGCCTCGACGGCGCGTCGTGCGTGCCCAGCGTCGTCTCCGCGACCGCCGGCGCGAACAAGGGCCTGAAGACGTCGAACGGCTCCTGCACGCCGACCACTCCGAGCCCGACGCCGACGCAGACGTCGAACCCGACGCCGACCCAGACGTCGAACCCGACGCCCACGTCCAACCCGACCACGCCGCCGAGCGGCACCAACCTCAGCATCGGCGCGGGCGCCGACGGCTCGAGCAAGGCGTCGGGCACGAGCTACGGCAACGTGATCGACGGCTCGACCAGCACCTACTGGTCGCCCTCCGGCTCGACCGGGAAGATCTCGGTCAAGTGGGGCTCCGCCAAGACGATCTCGAAGATCAACGTGATCCAGGCGTCGGGCGGCGGCTCGATCACCTCGTGGAAGGTCCTCAACGGCGACAACGGCGCGACGCTCGCGTCCGGCAGCGGCGCCCCGGGCGTCGTGTCCTTCTCGTCGACGTCCCTCAAGAAGGTGACGCTGGAGATCGTGAGCGCGTCGGGCACGCCGCGCATCGCCGAGCTCCAGACGTTCGCCGGCTGA
- a CDS encoding PD-(D/E)XK nuclease family protein: MRPNEPSGASDWDDRIAMLRTEWARIERCAVAVVVREVAEWGDRLAVMRAEQSRVAADGNWTSGEPTLMGALWMQHNEVVLTRALAWLLRPDGRHRMGRALLDLIAERVGLPPLPPDAEIDVVTEEARRERESGRETRADLVVYGPSWTLVIEAKVYAAEQPDQLDRLADLWGEDIGRVCCTDG, from the coding sequence ATGAGGCCGAACGAACCGTCCGGTGCGTCTGACTGGGACGACCGCATCGCGATGTTGCGAACGGAGTGGGCGCGCATCGAGCGGTGTGCGGTGGCCGTCGTGGTCAGAGAGGTGGCCGAGTGGGGGGATCGGCTCGCCGTCATGCGAGCCGAGCAGAGCAGGGTCGCGGCAGACGGAAACTGGACATCTGGCGAGCCGACACTCATGGGCGCGCTCTGGATGCAGCACAACGAGGTAGTTCTCACACGTGCACTCGCATGGTTGCTCCGCCCTGATGGGCGTCACCGCATGGGCCGGGCGCTGCTCGACCTGATCGCCGAGAGGGTCGGACTACCACCGCTCCCGCCCGACGCGGAGATCGACGTCGTCACGGAGGAGGCGCGCCGCGAGCGCGAGTCGGGACGGGAGACGCGTGCCGACCTTGTCGTCTACGGACCCTCGTGGACCCTCGTGATCGAGGCGAAGGTCTACGCCGCTGAACAACCCGACCAGCTCGACCGGCTGGCCGACCTCTGGGGCGAGGACATCGGACGGGTCTGCTGCACGGATGGGTGA
- a CDS encoding helix-turn-helix transcriptional regulator, with translation MSTGLLDRDRELATLTRHLTSIRAGAGRVVVVEGPAGIGKSSLLAAATRVAAADGFVACSARGGPLECDAVWGIARQLFEPVRRRDDWADLTTGAAALAGPALALAAPEPAPGGDAMHAAVHGLVWLASNLAERQPVLLVVDDAHWADASSLRWLATLSRRLVDVPVGVLCAVRSGEPAPSADLLAELLAAAPDPTVRLRPLSLAAVEGIVVGALPGAEPAFVEACHAASAGNPFLLGVLVAQVQAEGIAPTRASAERLDQVVADQAARSVVRQLARLPAGADRLAGALAVLGRDAPVRHAAVLAGCPPREAAALADAMRAAGLVRGEHELTLAHPLIASSLSAHLGHGERARLHRQAADLLAGEAAEPERVALHLLRTDPGADAAVVHTLRAAAARAGARGAPESAAAYLRRALVEPPADRETSAAVHLELGLAQAARWQPDAPALLRTAVALADPSHLRVATALRGARALGIAGMFEEAMDLARRGLAGTATDRAVPGAAEERERLEHELVMDAAMQAGTHAEAVRRLRAAPSDPLLPGLAAVNAAMGATWAGLPATTVSRLLAPALVRDVFRTDMDSLLPTAAAVVLVGIDELDASIAWSTALIDVARPRGWLLALTQGCLRRSMALVRAGRIRDAEPDARLLFEVIQGNTPPAAFTWALHTLVDVLTEADRLDEAETVLLETGHTGAPPPGAMGSPLLLQSRARLRLAQGRFDEAYADTEEARARCEELTVQHPVLASWRVTQVEALVALGERRRAEVVARDQLRLADVLGTPAARATGRRALAQTIDGPARVPLLEQATDLAASSPARLEHVRCLVDLGAALRRSNRRGDARPPLREALDLADQHGMAMLARRARDELHASGARPRRPATTGPGALTPAEHRVATLASQGVSNRDIAGQFYVTRRTVETHLTHAFQKLGVRSRAELPGALGQPHLTRPGPTGAAAR, from the coding sequence GTGAGCACCGGGCTGCTCGACCGCGACCGCGAGCTGGCCACGCTGACCCGGCACCTCACCTCGATCCGGGCCGGTGCGGGCCGGGTGGTCGTCGTCGAGGGTCCGGCCGGGATCGGCAAGTCCAGCCTCCTGGCGGCCGCCACCCGGGTCGCTGCCGCGGACGGCTTCGTGGCGTGCTCGGCGCGGGGCGGACCGCTCGAGTGCGACGCGGTCTGGGGCATTGCCCGCCAGCTGTTCGAGCCGGTCCGGAGGCGCGACGACTGGGCGGACCTGACGACCGGCGCCGCGGCACTGGCCGGTCCCGCGCTCGCGCTGGCCGCACCCGAGCCCGCTCCCGGCGGCGACGCGATGCACGCGGCGGTGCACGGGCTGGTCTGGCTCGCCAGCAACCTCGCCGAGCGCCAGCCGGTGCTCCTCGTGGTCGACGACGCCCACTGGGCGGACGCGTCGTCCCTGCGCTGGCTCGCCACGCTGTCGCGTCGGCTCGTCGACGTCCCGGTCGGGGTGCTGTGCGCGGTCCGCTCCGGCGAGCCGGCCCCCTCGGCCGACCTCCTGGCCGAGCTCCTGGCCGCGGCGCCCGACCCGACCGTGCGGCTGCGTCCCCTGAGCCTCGCCGCCGTGGAGGGCATCGTCGTCGGCGCGCTGCCGGGTGCCGAGCCGGCGTTCGTCGAGGCCTGCCACGCCGCGAGCGCCGGCAACCCGTTCCTGCTGGGCGTCCTCGTCGCGCAGGTGCAGGCCGAGGGCATCGCCCCGACGCGGGCGTCGGCCGAACGGCTCGACCAGGTCGTGGCCGACCAGGCGGCACGGAGCGTCGTCCGGCAGCTCGCGCGCCTGCCTGCCGGTGCCGACCGGCTGGCCGGTGCGCTGGCCGTGCTGGGTCGGGACGCCCCCGTGCGGCACGCCGCCGTGCTCGCGGGGTGCCCGCCGCGGGAGGCTGCCGCGCTCGCCGACGCGATGCGCGCCGCCGGGCTCGTGCGCGGCGAGCACGAGCTCACCCTGGCGCACCCGCTGATCGCGTCGTCGCTCTCCGCGCACCTGGGGCACGGGGAGCGGGCACGGCTGCACCGGCAGGCCGCCGACCTGCTCGCCGGGGAGGCGGCCGAGCCCGAGCGGGTGGCGCTGCACCTGCTCCGCACCGACCCCGGTGCCGACGCCGCGGTGGTGCACACGCTGCGAGCCGCGGCTGCGAGGGCGGGCGCTCGCGGCGCGCCGGAGAGCGCGGCAGCGTACCTGCGTCGCGCGCTCGTCGAGCCTCCGGCGGACCGGGAGACCTCCGCCGCGGTGCACCTCGAGCTCGGCCTCGCCCAGGCGGCGCGGTGGCAGCCCGACGCGCCGGCCCTGCTGCGCACGGCGGTCGCGCTCGCCGACCCGTCGCACCTGCGGGTCGCGACGGCCCTGCGGGGGGCTCGCGCGCTGGGGATCGCGGGGATGTTCGAGGAGGCCATGGACCTGGCGCGGCGAGGGCTCGCGGGCACCGCGACGGACCGGGCCGTCCCGGGCGCCGCCGAGGAGCGCGAGCGCCTGGAGCACGAGCTGGTCATGGACGCCGCGATGCAGGCCGGCACCCACGCCGAGGCCGTCCGACGGCTCCGCGCCGCGCCGTCGGACCCGCTGCTGCCGGGCCTGGCCGCCGTGAACGCGGCGATGGGCGCCACCTGGGCCGGGCTCCCGGCGACGACGGTGAGCCGGCTGCTCGCGCCCGCGCTGGTCCGTGACGTGTTCCGCACCGACATGGACTCCCTGCTCCCGACCGCCGCGGCCGTCGTCCTCGTCGGCATCGACGAGCTCGACGCCTCGATCGCGTGGTCGACGGCGCTGATCGACGTGGCGCGTCCGCGGGGGTGGCTGCTCGCCCTCACGCAAGGGTGTCTCCGGCGGTCGATGGCCCTGGTGCGCGCGGGCCGGATCCGCGACGCCGAGCCCGACGCCCGCCTGCTGTTCGAGGTCATCCAGGGCAACACCCCGCCCGCGGCGTTCACGTGGGCGCTGCACACGCTCGTCGACGTCCTCACCGAGGCCGACCGCCTGGACGAGGCCGAGACCGTGCTGCTGGAGACGGGCCACACCGGGGCGCCGCCGCCCGGGGCCATGGGCTCGCCGTTGCTCCTGCAGAGCCGCGCGCGCCTGCGGCTCGCGCAGGGGCGCTTCGACGAGGCCTACGCCGACACGGAGGAGGCGCGTGCCCGCTGCGAGGAGCTGACGGTGCAGCACCCGGTCCTCGCGTCATGGCGGGTGACGCAGGTCGAGGCCCTCGTCGCGCTCGGTGAGCGACGACGGGCCGAGGTGGTCGCCCGCGACCAGCTCCGGCTGGCCGACGTGCTCGGCACGCCCGCGGCCCGCGCCACCGGCAGGCGGGCCCTCGCCCAGACGATCGACGGCCCGGCACGCGTGCCGCTGCTCGAGCAGGCGACGGACCTCGCCGCGTCCTCGCCAGCGCGGCTCGAGCACGTCCGCTGCCTCGTGGACCTCGGGGCGGCGCTCCGACGGTCGAACCGGCGGGGCGACGCGCGGCCTCCGCTGCGCGAGGCTCTGGACCTGGCCGACCAGCACGGGATGGCGATGCTGGCCCGGCGCGCCCGCGACGAGCTGCACGCCAGCGGCGCCCGTCCACGACGACCCGCCACGACCGGGCCCGGCGCGCTCACCCCGGCGGAGCACCGCGTCGCGACCCTCGCGAGCCAGGGGGTGAGCAACCGCGACATCGCCGGGCAGTTCTACGTCACCCGGCGCACGGTGGAGACGCACCTGACGCACGCCTTCCAGAAGCTCGGTGTCCGCAGCCGCGCCGAGCTCCCCGGCGCCCTCGGTCAGCCGCACCTCACGCGGCCGGGACCGACGGGTGCGGCCGCCCGCTGA
- a CDS encoding cytochrome P450: MTEHLPTAQVPGASARDARDTADDLRGRCPVAHTADGSWTVLRHADVVAVARDPGTFSNAVSRHLQVPNGLDGDAHAAFRAVVDRYFTPDRMHALVPVVADVAARSVRELHVPGTVDAVALGARFAVRAQSAWLGWPADLEDDLLTWVADNRAATRSRDRARTAEVARRFDAIVRALTDARRRAGDDAPADVTTELTRDRVEGRPLTDDEIVSILRNWTGGDLGSMALCAGVVLTYLADHPDLQDRLRAGVGDRELDAVLDEILRIDDPFVSNRRVATAPVTLGGRHVAAGDTVVLHWTAANRDHDVFGHPDAFDPDAHAADNLVWGVGPHVCPGRPLATMELRVLVRAVLAATTAVAPDPDRAREREQPPAGGYAVAPLLLR, translated from the coding sequence GTGACGGAGCACCTCCCGACGGCCCAGGTCCCCGGCGCGTCGGCGCGCGACGCCCGCGACACCGCCGACGACCTGCGCGGCCGCTGCCCCGTCGCGCACACCGCCGACGGCTCCTGGACGGTCCTGCGGCACGCCGACGTCGTCGCCGTCGCGCGCGACCCGGGCACGTTCTCCAACGCCGTGTCGCGGCACCTGCAGGTCCCGAACGGGCTCGACGGTGACGCGCACGCGGCGTTCCGCGCCGTCGTCGACCGGTACTTCACGCCCGACCGGATGCATGCCCTCGTCCCCGTGGTCGCCGACGTCGCGGCCCGCTCCGTGCGCGAGCTCCACGTCCCGGGCACCGTCGACGCCGTCGCGCTCGGCGCGCGGTTCGCCGTGCGCGCGCAGAGCGCCTGGCTGGGCTGGCCCGCCGACCTGGAGGACGACCTGCTCACATGGGTCGCCGACAACCGGGCCGCGACGCGCTCGCGCGACCGTGCGCGCACCGCCGAGGTCGCGCGGCGGTTCGACGCGATCGTGCGCGCCCTCACCGACGCCCGCCGCCGGGCCGGCGACGACGCGCCCGCCGACGTGACGACCGAGCTGACCCGCGACCGCGTCGAGGGGCGCCCGCTCACCGACGACGAGATCGTCTCGATCCTGCGCAACTGGACCGGCGGCGACCTCGGCTCGATGGCCCTGTGCGCCGGCGTCGTGCTCACGTACCTGGCGGACCACCCGGACCTGCAGGACCGCCTCCGCGCCGGGGTCGGGGACCGCGAGCTCGACGCCGTCCTCGACGAGATCCTGCGCATCGACGACCCGTTCGTCAGCAACCGGCGCGTCGCCACGGCACCCGTCACGCTCGGCGGCCGGCACGTCGCCGCGGGCGACACCGTCGTCCTGCACTGGACGGCCGCGAACCGCGACCACGACGTCTTCGGCCACCCCGACGCGTTCGACCCGGACGCGCACGCCGCGGACAACCTCGTCTGGGGCGTCGGGCCGCACGTCTGCCCCGGCCGGCCCCTCGCCACGATGGAGCTGCGCGTCCTCGTCCGCGCGGTGCTCGCCGCGACGACCGCCGTCGCGCCGGACCCGGACCGCGCGCGCGAGCGCGAGCAGCCGCCCGCGGGCGGGTACGCCGTCGCGCCGCTGCTCCTGCGCTGA
- a CDS encoding helix-turn-helix domain-containing protein, giving the protein MVRLPLTPDEVARGQRLGALLRRARADRSILTVALDAGISPETLRKIESGRVATPAFPTIAAIADVLGLSLDAVWDAIKGPDALDQAGADGTRLAS; this is encoded by the coding sequence ATGGTCCGGTTGCCGCTGACGCCCGACGAGGTCGCCCGAGGGCAGCGCCTCGGTGCGCTGCTGCGACGTGCGCGGGCCGACAGGTCGATCCTCACCGTCGCGCTCGACGCCGGCATCTCGCCCGAGACGCTGCGCAAGATCGAGTCCGGCCGCGTCGCCACCCCCGCCTTCCCGACGATCGCCGCGATCGCCGACGTCCTCGGCCTCTCGCTGGACGCGGTGTGGGACGCGATCAAGGGCCCGGACGCGCTCGACCAGGCCGGTGCTGACGGCACCCGTCTCGCCTCGTAA